A window from Akkermansia muciniphila encodes these proteins:
- the hypB gene encoding hydrogenase nickel incorporation protein HypB produces MCKECGCGGEHTHESHGHGMDVHVPVLDANDRLAERNRGFFAAKNLLVINVFSSPGSGKTSLLQKTAEMLRNRVRMGVIVGDLATDNDAERLSRADIPVVQITTGTMCHLDARMIAEAMKKMPLDELDVLIIENVGNLVCPASYDLGEGMRVVLLSVTEGEDKPLKYPPMFHSADVALVTKSDLADAVDFDRDAALAALNKVAHHAHVIELSSKTGEGMDAWCDEIVDRARRVREGRIQNHGHHHH; encoded by the coding sequence ATGTGTAAAGAATGCGGATGCGGAGGTGAGCACACCCATGAAAGTCACGGCCACGGCATGGACGTCCATGTTCCTGTGTTGGACGCCAATGACCGGCTGGCAGAGCGCAACAGAGGTTTTTTTGCGGCAAAAAACCTTTTGGTTATCAATGTTTTTTCTTCTCCCGGATCAGGCAAGACTTCTCTGCTGCAAAAGACGGCGGAGATGCTTCGCAACCGTGTGCGCATGGGGGTGATCGTAGGGGATTTGGCGACGGATAATGATGCGGAACGCCTGAGCCGTGCAGATATTCCCGTGGTGCAGATTACCACGGGCACCATGTGCCATCTGGACGCCCGCATGATTGCAGAAGCCATGAAGAAGATGCCTCTGGATGAGCTTGACGTTTTGATTATTGAGAATGTGGGCAACCTGGTTTGCCCGGCTTCCTATGACCTGGGGGAAGGCATGCGCGTGGTTTTGCTTTCCGTGACGGAAGGGGAGGACAAGCCGCTGAAGTACCCGCCCATGTTCCATTCCGCGGATGTAGCCCTGGTGACCAAGTCGGATCTGGCGGATGCCGTGGATTTTGACCGTGACGCCGCTTTGGCTGCCCTGAACAAGGTGGCCCATCATGCGCACGTGATTGAGTTGTCTTCCAAGACCGGAGAAGGCATGGACGCTTGGTGTGACGAGATTGTGGACCGCGCGCGCCGCGTCCGGGAAGGCAGGATTCAGAATCATGGCCATCACCACCATTGA